GGATTTACAAGATTATAAGATTTTAAACATTCGAAAGCGCAGTTACAGAATACACGTACAACATTGCTATTTCAGTTCACTAATTGCATTAACTCCATATAGAAAATACTAAATAAATGTAACGTCGTCATATGTTAGCTAGCGATTGAACACGCCCAAAACACCTACTATAAGGCGTTTTTGACAGCATAAACTGGAGTGTTATATCTATGTAAATATACCTAACTATCATAAAAACATCCGTTCAACGATATTATACAATCTTCCAGTGGCTCTGTTGCAATTGTAAGCATGTAAATAAAATTCAATATAGAAACTTCCTAATCTGAGATAATTAGGTCATAAATCGAGACTAAAATATACAGTAAAACCTTATTATTACAAATCTACAAAGAAAACTAAAAGCGATAAAAGGACAATAATAAATCAACATGTAATCGAGGTTATGTACGCAAAAAATTGGAAGTATTATCGGTGTGAATTAGGTCATACCGTTGTTTGAATCGATCTACAAATATCTCCAGAAGTAGAGATAGatgtgtatgatgatgatgatatatatatagatatagagatAGAGAAGAATCTAAAAAGAGGGGATTCGAATTGTATGATGATTTTAGGGTTAGGGAGGGTGAACAGTGGATTTGGTAACCCTCCGATATTTTGCTTTTGTGGGCGGAAGAGTCTGTGATCGATTACAATTTGTACGAGCTAGGGTTGGAGGGGCGTTTGGCTGTTGAAAAAAAATAGGTTAGTTTCAatggtaaaaaatatatatatatattttatttttgactttataaattaaaaataacatgtttttttttttttaacagcaattCATTAATAGAAGAATAATTACAGTGTTAGGGAATGGGCAAAATTGACCCAACCCGAGAGTTATACACGAAAATTACAAGTTTGCGAGAGCACAAACCCAATCACGAATATAAACAtaaacattattatttattatacaaCATTAAAGGATTGTGAAATATAAGCTAGGATTAATCAACCAATTTTATCAATCCAATGTCTTTCCTTTTAACCGATACGATATCCACTCGAATGACTTAAGTTGAATTTCGCTTAGAGTCATCGGAGAGGTCCAAGCTTTGTCACGAAAAACCTTGTTATTTCTATTCTTCCAAACGAAGTACGAGGTTACCCACTCAATTGCTTGCCAAATTTTCCTTCCCAATTTACTCATTTCAACCGTAGTATTGCCTCGCAATATCTCACTTATACTTAGATTCGAGAAGTTCCCCAACCCGCACCAACTATATACCCGATTCCACACGTCCATAGCATACTTGCAAAAAATCAATGAGTGCTCAATCGTCTCTACATCATCATCACAAAGAGGACATCTAACACTATGGAGATCGATACCTCGTTTATCGAGCTCGTGCCTAACTGGAATGCGCTTCTTGATTGCTCTCCAAACAAATACTTCAAGTTTCTTAGGAAGAAGATTACTTCGATTTGTTTCCTCAATACCCAAAGAACTCGGAAGCATCTGATCTTCAATAATTCGAGAAAGAGTTTTGACCGTGAAGTGACCTGACGAAGAAAGAGCCCATGTCCACGAATTTTGTTTACTTGAAACACAGTTAGTACCTGCACACAAATTCATTAGTTCAGCAAGTTGCGATTCTGCTCGACTCGTCAGTTGTCTCGTCCAATCCCATCTAAAGTTTCGACCAGAAGCATCAAcatatatgtagcgaccccgacaaatcgtcaaatgacggcgtcatctacgtatggtcccattacatggtcgtaagtctttataacaaagtttgaccgaaaaatatgtcgcattcatttcataaataaggatgtttcaaagtttacaaaagtagtttccataacaagtacataacaatgtttaaagtttgtatgaaacacgtgcgacacaattaaaagtagtcaaaaagacgctccacgtatgcaagtatactcgacatccaatgcaagtatcaaaaagtatgagcggaagcatgcatcacctaagttcaaggacctgagaaaaacatagagaatctgtcaacgaaaacgttggtgaaatcataggtttaaataagtaagtgagtaaaagtaagttgaaccacaagatttgcgacatcgataaagtcatagtacattctaaaagttaatattcacgagcactcaattatcaaagcttaacattccgtccgttgaaccccgtaataatagtgttagaacatacactgtttcccgaaaatatatttcacccgtagacggtagcgaaccgtccgaagtgagggtttgtcaaacccatatggccatataacataagttctcgcttacaccatctgatgtaactaatgataatcgaattgaggatttgtgttcaaactcgtatgtagaatgtttgttttccctgtacttgtgttcacgtagtttaaaagaacgtttatgttttctcatcccaaaagtaagttcaaaaagagtaaaagtgggactatgatctcaccttgtatgcacgaaccaaaaagtacttcgacaagtaacgtgtgcaaagaacaatgctagtcttgacctaaacaaataggttgtatcaataacgatagtcacgaagggtcaaagatgttcaattagtcctatggctcgttaagactcgatcataatagcatgtgaatcaaattgtcatgtttcatgcaaggtacaagtataaaagcatgttagaacgattgcacaaacaattggttaagtttgattaaaagtcaacttggtcgggtcaaagtcaacgaaaaagtcaacatgttcgggtcgggtcccgaactatttttctgaggtttttaatcatatatgagcatgttagaacaagtttcatgtgaatcggaggtccgtagtatgctaaacatttttcgtattttggacatggaggtcagaacctaacccccttatatgtcgcgccgcgacaggaaaggccgcgccgcggcaaaggccgggtgctggtgcctggccagtcccaaatgttcaagtctcaatccaaaacctttttgtgcataaaacacaaaccgctaacacttaggactcgcaccttatatcgttggaaagctcttttgacgtagaatgcaactaaacacaattcatcaatcaaaaacctcatttgtaacaaccgagttttcaaaccaagtgatcattcaatgcacacattaatgcttcaaactcaccaatgcacatttaatgatttaggcattcaatgcatacatatgacatgccattttgtaggtaattgagcatacaatacaactaacaacttactaacaacaaatcatggcaatcaatgcatcaaataatcatttcaagttcattaaaccctagctcaatttcaccaataatcactaatcaagtttatggagttttctcaagcaacctacacatcaaattgaagctagtgatactaggaacacaattaaaacatgaacttttaacatctaacaacatatgatcatccaaaattcaagaacaacacaccaaaattcaagttcatgctagttatactaaaacaacgagatcgagcatacaaattacatacacgacatcacaatgagccatagacactaactaacaccatttcaagtcaaaaacacgaatttagagaaatctagagttttagaaatgttacccaaacgagataaagttggtaccaaaatgaagaggatgaagagaggatcacgaatatgtaatttattttgttgtaagcctcatagatcaaatttagatgatgattgaatgaatatggaaattggatgtgtgttcttgctagagagaaagagagagagatggagatgataaggaatgggtgaaaggggtttgaccctttgacctagtcaagggtttgatcctttgtcaagtttagtccctcaactttcgttcgggtgcgtgaattacctaaaagagataatttaaaacgcgtatcaacgggagatgttataaacatataacggagtttaaattagtataacgtaaaagtaaatgaaaaaaggcgggatgttacattacctactccttaaaagaaatttcgtcccgaaatttaagtaggcgtagtagtcgttgtttcttcctcggaatcctgcgtttccggaattgggaataaatgagggtatttcttttgcatttgatcttgccttttccaagtaaactctggtcctcttttggcgttccaacggactttaacaatcgggattcggctttgtttcaatgtcttgacggaggtgtccacaatttcaaccggttcctccacaaaatgaagcttgtcatcaatagtaagttcctcgagagggatgacgatatcgggttcggcaagacactttttcaagttagatacatggaaggtaggatgaacggagttcaattgaggcggaagatctaaacgataagcaacgtttccaatacgctccaagatttcgaaaggaccaatataccgcggatttagcttcccgcatttaccaaaacggattacacctttccaaggtgcaacttttaacattactcggtcaccgacttgaaattcgaggtcgttgcgtcttttgtcggtgtagcacttttgacgactccgggccgtccggagcctatctcggatttgtacgatcttctcggtggtttcgtgaatgagttcgggtccggtgatttgcacgtcgcctacctcagcccaacaaagaggagaacgacattttcggccatataatgcttcgaatggtgcggcgttaatactcgcgtgataactattgttgtaggagaattcggcgagaggcaagtgcttatcccaagcttttccaaagtcgacaacgcaagctcgtagcatgtcttccatggtttgaattgtgcgttcgctttgtccgtcggtttgtggatgatatgcggtgctcatgtctaaacgcgttcccaatgcttcttgcaaagtacgccaaaatctagaaacaaaatggccatctcggtcggagataatcgataagggtacaccgtgtcgggctacgatttctttgatgtagagttgggcgagtttctccatgttgtcggtttctttcatggctaggaagtgcgcggatttggtgagtcggtcaacaatgacccaaatagtatcataaccgccaaccgtctttggtagtttggtgataaaatccatcgttatcctttcccacttccattgcgggatctcgggttgttgaagtagtccggatggtctttggtgttcggctttaactttggaacatgtcaaacacttggaaacataagtagctacgtcccttttgatgttcggccaccaatatagttgtttaaggtcgtggtacatcttattggcaccggggtgaatcgaatatcttgacttatgggcttcgtctaaaataaggcttcgcaagtccccataactaggtacccaaattctttcggcgaaatatcggagtccagtctccctaatttcgaatcgagagacgagaatgttcaagagctcgtgtgaaaggttttcatccttgagagcctcattttgggctacccgaatttggctattaaggttggtgtggatggtgatgtttaaggctcggacacgaagaggcaccgctctttcttttcgacttaaggcatcggctactacgtttgccttcccgggatggtaacaaagttcgcaatcgtaatcgtttaaggtttcaatccaccttcgttgtctcatgtttagttgcttttgatcgaagatgtgttggagacttttgtgatcggtaaagatagtactcttggttccataaagatagtgtctccacattttaagtgcaaagacaacggctccgagttcgagatcatgtgtcgtgtagtttcgttcgtgaaccttgagttgtcgagaggcataagcaatgactttctttcgttgcattagtacacacccataaccgtgtttcgaggcgtcacaatacacaacaaaatcatcgttgccttcgggaagtgacaagat
This window of the Rutidosis leptorrhynchoides isolate AG116_Rl617_1_P2 chromosome 7, CSIRO_AGI_Rlap_v1, whole genome shotgun sequence genome carries:
- the LOC139859292 gene encoding uncharacterized protein, producing the protein MNLCAGTNCVSSKQNSWTWALSSSGHFTVKTLSRIIEDQMLPSSLGIEETNRSNLLPKKLEVFVWRAIKKRIPVRHELDKRGIDLHSVRCPLCDDDVETIEHSLIFCKYAMDVWNRVYSWCGLGNFSNLSISEILRGNTTVEMSKLGRKIWQAIEWVTSYFVWKNRNNKVFRDKAWTSPMTLSEIQLKSFEWISYRLKGKTLD